In Afipia sp. GAS231, a single window of DNA contains:
- a CDS encoding DUF3572 domain-containing protein, with amino-acid sequence MKKPVHNPREVAEIVAIQALTFVAGDPERLGLFLAESGLGPETLRTAAANPQFLASVLDFVMRDDATVKAFADASQLDPTNVAAARQVLGDPDWERDVP; translated from the coding sequence TTGAAAAAGCCTGTTCACAACCCCCGCGAAGTAGCTGAAATCGTTGCGATTCAGGCGCTGACCTTCGTCGCCGGCGATCCCGAGCGATTAGGGCTATTTCTGGCCGAAAGCGGTTTGGGCCCGGAGACACTGCGGACGGCTGCCGCCAATCCGCAATTTCTGGCTTCGGTGCTCGATTTCGTCATGCGCGATGACGCAACCGTAAAGGCGTTTGCCGACGCCTCGCAACTCGATCCCACCAACGTCGCCGCCGCCCGCCAGGTGCTTGGTGACCCGGACTGGGAGCGCGACGTGCCGTGA
- a CDS encoding TetR/AcrR family transcriptional regulator, whose product MKDRILETADRLFYLQGIRAVGVDTIAAEIGISKRTLYNHFPSKDALISAYLARRFVAPRPSEKPPAEQILGTFDSLERRFSAKDFRGCPFVNAVAELGSGDRSVRRIAVAFKESRRLWFRDLLVRLGVADAEGLATQLTLLVDGSIAQDLVRDDPAMARAAKQAATVLLENAGVKIDSGAIAPKPRPAAKRHKAASAD is encoded by the coding sequence ATGAAGGACCGGATTCTCGAAACCGCAGACAGGCTGTTCTATTTGCAGGGGATCCGCGCGGTCGGCGTCGATACGATCGCGGCCGAAATCGGCATCAGCAAGCGGACGCTGTACAACCATTTTCCTTCCAAGGACGCGCTGATCTCGGCCTATCTGGCGCGCCGCTTCGTGGCGCCGCGGCCCTCGGAGAAACCACCCGCCGAACAGATTCTCGGCACCTTCGATTCGCTGGAGCGGCGGTTCTCGGCCAAGGACTTTCGCGGCTGCCCGTTCGTCAACGCGGTCGCCGAACTCGGCAGCGGGGACCGGTCGGTGCGCAGAATCGCGGTTGCCTTCAAGGAAAGCCGGAGGCTGTGGTTTCGCGATCTGCTCGTGCGGCTCGGTGTCGCCGATGCCGAGGGTCTGGCGACGCAGCTCACGCTGCTCGTCGACGGCTCGATCGCTCAGGACCTCGTCCGCGACGATCCCGCCATGGCGCGCGCCGCCAAGCAAGCCGCAACGGTGCTGCTGGAAAATGCCGGGGTAAAGATCGACAGCGGCGCGATCGCGCCGAAACCGCGGCCTGCGGCGAAAAGGCACAAAGCAGCATCAGCCGATTGA
- a CDS encoding RidA family protein, whose product MAGTVEQKLAAQGITLPEPRAAMANYVGFVRTGNLLFVSGQVCADGEGKLIAKGKLGAGVTIEQGYHAAKGCGVNLLAQVKAALGDLDKVVRVVRLGGFINSAPDFLDGPKVLNGASDLMVEAFGDKGRHARTTVGVASLPSDAAVEVDGIFEVS is encoded by the coding sequence ATGGCGGGTACGGTCGAACAAAAGCTGGCGGCACAAGGCATCACTCTGCCGGAACCCCGCGCCGCCATGGCCAACTACGTCGGCTTCGTCCGCACCGGCAATCTGCTGTTCGTTTCGGGCCAGGTTTGCGCTGACGGTGAAGGCAAGCTGATCGCCAAGGGCAAGTTAGGGGCCGGCGTCACGATCGAACAAGGCTATCACGCGGCAAAGGGTTGCGGCGTCAACCTGCTGGCGCAGGTCAAGGCGGCACTGGGGGATCTCGACAAGGTGGTGCGCGTGGTGCGGCTCGGCGGCTTCATCAACTCCGCGCCGGATTTCCTCGACGGTCCCAAGGTGCTGAACGGCGCTTCCGACCTAATGGTTGAGGCCTTCGGCGACAAGGGCCGCCATGCCCGCACCACCGTCGGCGTCGCCTCCCTGCCCTCCGACGCCGCCGTCGAAGTCGACGGCATCTTCGAGGTATCCTGA
- a CDS encoding response regulator — MAKTVLIVEDNELNMKLFRDLLEAHGYQTSGTSNGFEALDLVRKLRPDLILMDIQLPQVSGLEVTRWIKDDPELRAIPVVAVTAFAMKGDEERIREGGCEAYLSKPISVGKFIETVRRFIG; from the coding sequence ATGGCCAAAACCGTCCTGATCGTCGAAGACAACGAGCTCAACATGAAGCTCTTTCGCGATCTGTTGGAAGCGCACGGCTATCAAACCTCGGGCACCAGCAACGGGTTCGAGGCGCTCGATCTCGTGCGCAAGCTTCGCCCCGATCTGATCCTGATGGATATCCAGCTTCCGCAGGTATCGGGCCTCGAAGTGACGCGCTGGATCAAGGACGATCCGGAACTGCGCGCCATTCCGGTGGTCGCGGTGACTGCGTTTGCGATGAAGGGCGACGAAGAACGCATCCGCGAGGGCGGTTGCGAGGCGTATTTGTCCAAACCAATTTCGGTCGGCAAGTTTATTGAAACGGTACGGCGTTTTATCGGGTAG
- a CDS encoding cell envelope integrity EipB family protein, with amino-acid sequence MASSLPIPVRALVFSVAAVFGSGMAHVPAVAAAGGPFLSHQALYELSLVKSRGSNAISNARGRILYNFSGSSCEGYTSEFRQVSELDSGEGKLTLSDLRSSSWEDAAGKSYRFKIDTRMNDTDSAPVDGVAERVGDHITVKLKQPAAKTFDLDGNVVFPTEQIQHIIAAARAGKSVLELTVYDGSDNGEKVYNTLSVIGQPIPGTRDIASPDPSTANDQMKTLTRWPVTVSYYDRDAKSKDGEQTPVYAMSFELFENGVSRALVLDYNDFVISGAMGKFDVKDSKPCK; translated from the coding sequence ATGGCCAGCTCGCTCCCGATTCCGGTCCGCGCTTTGGTGTTCTCCGTTGCTGCGGTCTTCGGATCCGGAATGGCGCACGTGCCCGCGGTGGCCGCCGCCGGCGGGCCATTTCTCTCGCATCAGGCGCTGTACGAATTGAGCCTCGTCAAGTCGCGCGGCTCCAATGCCATCAGCAACGCGCGCGGGCGGATCCTCTACAATTTCTCCGGCAGTTCCTGTGAGGGATACACCTCGGAATTCCGCCAGGTGTCGGAACTCGACAGCGGCGAGGGCAAGCTGACCCTGAGCGATTTGCGGTCGTCCTCGTGGGAGGACGCGGCCGGCAAGAGCTACCGCTTCAAGATCGATACCAGGATGAACGATACCGACTCGGCGCCGGTCGACGGCGTGGCCGAGCGGGTCGGCGATCACATCACCGTCAAGCTGAAGCAGCCGGCGGCGAAGACGTTCGACCTCGACGGCAATGTCGTGTTCCCGACCGAGCAGATCCAGCACATCATCGCCGCGGCCCGCGCCGGCAAGTCGGTGCTGGAGCTGACGGTCTATGACGGCTCCGACAACGGCGAGAAGGTCTACAACACGCTGTCCGTGATCGGGCAGCCGATCCCGGGCACCCGCGACATCGCGTCGCCCGATCCGTCCACCGCCAACGACCAGATGAAAACGCTGACGCGCTGGCCGGTCACCGTCAGCTATTACGACCGCGACGCCAAGTCCAAGGACGGCGAGCAGACGCCGGTGTACGCGATGTCGTTCGAGCTGTTCGAGAACGGCGTCTCCCGCGCGCTGGTGCTCGACTACAACGATTTTGTCATCTCGGGCGCCATGGGCAAATTCGACGTCAAGGATTCCAAGCCCTGTAAATAA
- a CDS encoding DNA polymerase IV: MSASAPALDGPRCFCRDCFGDLDIKAMRCGKCGSPRLVRHRALPSLTLAHIDCDAFYATVEKRDNPEIADKPVIIGGGKRGVVSAACYISRTFGVRSAMPMFKALDLCPQAVVIRPDMAKYVRVGREVRHAMQTLTPLVEPLSIDEAFLDLSGTQRVHGMIPAKVLARFARDVERDIGITVSVGLSCNKFLAKIASDLDKPRGFAALDQDEAREMLADRPVGFIYGVGPATQEKLLQRGFRTIADLQRADEVDLMKQFGTEGRRLWRLARGIDDRLVVADRGAKTISNETTFEKDIKDFATLEKVLWRLSEKVSSRLKSSELSGLTVTLKLKTADFRQRTRSQSIQTPTQLAARIFAVSRELLAREIDGTAFRLIGTGVSALRPGDQAEDSDMLDRRSAHAERAMDNLRKKFGNAAVIRGIAYEGPEKEIEAEEDEEEEEEEE; the protein is encoded by the coding sequence GTGAGCGCGTCAGCGCCGGCGCTTGACGGTCCGCGCTGCTTTTGCCGGGATTGCTTCGGCGACCTCGACATCAAGGCCATGAGATGCGGCAAATGCGGCTCGCCGCGGCTGGTCCGCCACCGGGCCCTGCCCTCGCTGACGCTCGCCCATATCGACTGCGACGCGTTCTACGCCACCGTCGAAAAGCGCGACAACCCCGAGATCGCCGACAAGCCCGTCATCATCGGCGGCGGCAAGCGCGGCGTGGTGTCGGCGGCCTGCTACATCTCGCGGACCTTTGGCGTGCGCTCGGCGATGCCGATGTTCAAGGCGCTGGACCTCTGCCCCCAGGCGGTGGTGATCCGGCCCGACATGGCCAAATACGTCCGCGTCGGCCGCGAAGTGCGCCACGCCATGCAGACGCTGACGCCGCTGGTCGAGCCGTTGTCGATCGACGAGGCGTTTCTCGACCTTTCCGGGACCCAGCGCGTCCACGGCATGATTCCGGCCAAGGTGCTGGCGCGCTTTGCCCGCGACGTCGAACGCGACATCGGCATCACCGTTTCGGTCGGCCTGTCCTGCAACAAGTTTCTGGCCAAGATCGCCTCCGACCTCGACAAGCCCAGGGGCTTTGCGGCGCTCGACCAGGACGAGGCGCGCGAGATGCTGGCCGACCGGCCGGTCGGCTTCATCTACGGCGTCGGACCCGCCACGCAGGAAAAACTGCTGCAACGGGGTTTTCGCACCATCGCCGACCTGCAGCGCGCCGACGAGGTCGACCTGATGAAGCAGTTCGGGACCGAAGGCCGCAGGCTGTGGCGGCTGGCGCGCGGCATCGACGACCGCCTGGTGGTGGCCGATCGCGGCGCCAAGACGATTTCGAATGAGACCACCTTCGAAAAGGACATCAAAGACTTTGCCACGCTGGAAAAAGTGCTGTGGCGGCTGTCGGAGAAAGTATCCTCGCGGCTCAAAAGCAGCGAACTTTCGGGCCTTACCGTTACGCTGAAATTGAAGACCGCCGACTTCCGTCAGCGCACCCGTTCACAATCGATCCAGACGCCGACACAGCTTGCGGCACGGATATTTGCGGTGTCGCGCGAGTTGCTGGCCAGGGAAATCGACGGCACCGCGTTTCGCCTGATCGGCACCGGCGTCAGCGCGTTGCGCCCGGGCGACCAGGCCGAAGATTCAGACATGCTCGACCGCCGCTCGGCCCATGCCGAACGCGCGATGGATAATCTGCGCAAGAAATTCGGCAATGCCGCCGTGATCCGGGGCATTGCGTATGAGGGGCCGGAGAAGGAAATCGAGGCGGAGGAGGATGAGGAGGAGGAGGAGGAGGAGGAGTGA
- a CDS encoding ammonium transporter, with protein MLFGDIALAEDAGPPACGGKILEKCTPNSGDTAWMLTSVALVLMMTVPGLGLFYGGMVRKKNVGDTVMTSFAVTCLVTILFALFTYSMAFRAGSPFIGGLDRMFLKDILSDIGKGGIGNPNPLAATIPESVYICFQMTFAIITPALIAGAFAERMKFSAMLWFIGLWAVFVYAPIAHWVWGPDGIFSAGNDAAWVKVLDFAGGTVVHINAGVAGLMCAIMLGKRKETGPAHNMVLTFIGASLLWVGWFGFNAGSAVTAGMQAGMAMLVTQIATAVAGFTWMLVEWALKGKPTVVGICSGAVAGLVAITPASGFVGPVGAFAIGIAAGVFCYWGCTGLKRLFSYDDALDCFGVHAIGGIVGALLTGVFAVEQYGGTPGALEGNVGQFFNQCIGVATVFVYDAVVSLIILFVVKMFIGLRVTQDIEREGLDLALHGEVVQ; from the coding sequence ATGCTGTTCGGTGACATCGCGCTCGCGGAAGACGCGGGGCCGCCGGCCTGCGGTGGCAAGATTCTCGAGAAGTGTACACCCAACTCCGGCGATACCGCATGGATGCTGACGTCGGTCGCGCTCGTCTTGATGATGACCGTTCCGGGTCTCGGCCTGTTCTATGGTGGCATGGTGCGCAAGAAGAACGTCGGCGACACGGTGATGACCAGCTTTGCCGTCACCTGCCTCGTCACCATTCTGTTCGCGCTCTTTACCTACAGCATGGCGTTTCGCGCCGGCTCGCCGTTCATCGGGGGCCTGGATCGGATGTTCCTGAAGGACATCCTGAGCGACATCGGCAAGGGAGGCATCGGTAATCCCAATCCGCTCGCCGCGACCATTCCTGAGAGCGTGTACATCTGCTTTCAGATGACGTTCGCCATCATTACGCCAGCGTTGATCGCCGGCGCGTTTGCCGAGCGGATGAAGTTCTCGGCCATGCTCTGGTTCATCGGCCTGTGGGCGGTTTTCGTCTATGCGCCGATTGCGCACTGGGTCTGGGGACCCGACGGCATCTTCTCCGCCGGCAACGACGCCGCGTGGGTGAAAGTGCTGGATTTCGCCGGCGGCACTGTCGTGCATATCAACGCCGGTGTTGCTGGGCTGATGTGCGCGATCATGCTTGGCAAACGGAAAGAAACCGGGCCGGCGCACAACATGGTGCTCACCTTCATCGGCGCCTCCCTGCTGTGGGTTGGCTGGTTCGGATTCAACGCCGGCTCCGCCGTGACCGCGGGCATGCAAGCCGGAATGGCGATGTTGGTAACCCAGATTGCTACCGCAGTTGCCGGCTTTACCTGGATGCTGGTGGAATGGGCGCTGAAGGGCAAGCCGACCGTCGTCGGCATCTGCTCGGGCGCGGTCGCCGGCCTTGTCGCGATTACGCCGGCTTCCGGCTTCGTCGGGCCGGTCGGCGCCTTCGCCATCGGAATCGCGGCAGGCGTCTTCTGCTACTGGGGGTGCACCGGCTTGAAGCGCCTGTTCAGCTATGACGACGCGCTCGATTGTTTCGGTGTTCACGCGATCGGCGGCATCGTCGGGGCGCTTCTGACCGGGGTGTTCGCGGTCGAGCAATACGGTGGAACCCCAGGCGCTCTGGAGGGCAACGTTGGACAGTTCTTCAACCAATGCATCGGCGTGGCCACCGTTTTCGTTTATGACGCCGTCGTCAGCCTGATCATCCTTTTTGTGGTCAAGATGTTCATCGGTCTCCGCGTGACGCAAGACATCGAGCGGGAAGGGTTGGACCTCGCGCTGCACGGAGAAGTCGTGCAATAA
- a CDS encoding MFS transporter yields the protein MSLVQVLRPTLPILIGASLMLTLSMGLRQSLGIFMQPLTHDIGISVSDFTLAIAVQNLAWGFLQPLAGALTVRYGFRSIMVIGSLFYIAGLTLMAGAHGFLSVMIGGGVLIGMSLACTAAAIAMSVAARAVPATVRSTVMGLVSGAGSLGALLSAPLGQILNEGYGWRVGLAGFVVLALAMIPAAWFAGGVDKIPLPKPASDDIGNTSAGVAVKVAFANPSFVVMTGAYFVCGMQLVFLTTHLPSYLAICGLDPMLSAQTLGMIGGFNVVGSIFFGWAGQRWNKLALLGGIYIVRSIALAWYFALPPTPATTLLFGAIMGFLWMGVGPLVAGAVAEMFGLKWQAMIQGLAFMSHQLGSFLGAFGGGVLYDQLGSYTMAWRIGVALGLAGGIIQVAFALIRPSGPPMLRTA from the coding sequence ATGTCGCTAGTGCAAGTCCTGCGCCCCACATTGCCTATCCTGATCGGCGCTTCGCTGATGCTGACGCTCAGCATGGGGCTGCGGCAGTCGCTCGGCATCTTCATGCAGCCGCTGACGCACGACATCGGCATTTCGGTCTCCGACTTCACGCTGGCGATCGCCGTGCAAAACCTTGCCTGGGGTTTCCTGCAGCCGCTCGCCGGCGCACTGACGGTGCGTTACGGCTTTCGCAGCATCATGGTGATCGGGTCGTTGTTCTACATCGCCGGACTCACATTGATGGCGGGTGCGCATGGTTTTCTCAGCGTCATGATCGGCGGCGGCGTGCTGATCGGCATGTCGCTGGCCTGCACCGCGGCGGCGATTGCGATGTCGGTTGCAGCGCGCGCGGTGCCGGCGACGGTACGCAGCACGGTGATGGGTCTGGTGTCAGGAGCGGGATCGCTTGGCGCGCTGCTCTCGGCGCCGCTCGGGCAGATTCTCAACGAAGGCTATGGCTGGCGCGTGGGCCTGGCCGGTTTCGTCGTGCTGGCGCTGGCGATGATTCCGGCGGCCTGGTTTGCCGGCGGCGTCGACAAGATTCCGCTGCCGAAGCCGGCGTCGGACGACATCGGCAACACCTCGGCCGGCGTCGCCGTCAAGGTCGCGTTCGCCAACCCGTCCTTCGTGGTGATGACCGGCGCCTATTTCGTTTGCGGCATGCAGCTCGTCTTCCTCACCACCCATCTGCCGTCCTATCTGGCGATCTGCGGCCTGGATCCGATGCTGAGCGCGCAGACGCTCGGCATGATCGGCGGCTTCAACGTGGTCGGCAGCATCTTCTTCGGCTGGGCCGGCCAGCGCTGGAACAAGCTCGCGCTGCTCGGCGGCATCTACATCGTCCGTTCCATTGCGCTCGCCTGGTATTTCGCGCTGCCGCCGACGCCGGCGACGACGTTGCTGTTCGGCGCCATCATGGGCTTCCTGTGGATGGGAGTCGGGCCGCTGGTGGCGGGGGCGGTCGCCGAAATGTTCGGCCTGAAATGGCAGGCGATGATCCAGGGGCTCGCCTTCATGAGCCATCAGCTCGGCAGCTTCCTCGGCGCCTTCGGCGGCGGGGTGCTGTACGACCAGCTCGGCTCCTACACCATGGCGTGGCGCATCGGCGTCGCGCTGGGCCTCGCCGGTGGAATCATCCAGGTCGCATTCGCGCTGATCCGGCCGAGCGGTCCGCCGATGTTGCGAACGGCGTAA
- a CDS encoding serine hydrolase — MEDLKVTAGGYDFKPARAAMQRYVDNNLLSGISWAVMVGRDLVDVNCVGWADKEAQTPLRTDHIFRVFSNTKLITSCAALLLMEEGKFALDDPIEKFIPQLGNRKVLRPGATSLDDTEPAKSSITIRQLLSHSSGLSYGFFDPGTVIFKALNDRGVHNPMTTLAQMVDVLADLPLIYQPGTSWEYSLAIDVVARLVEVISGQSFDAFIKARILDPLGMVDTGFVVPVKDQGRLVAYYAGADLMKPMEPGLTRTDNAPFPGAYLHPVARLNGGGGLVSTMPDMVALIRSLLPGGKTLLKPETIAQMMTNQLPDGQWIRFAMLGEMPGQAHGLAGGLILQPSPLLHPDATGEFYWGGVAGTQWWISPKRNMAGVMMAQRQMAFVHPFSFEFKRLAYDAVKEGARAVA; from the coding sequence ATGGAAGACCTTAAAGTGACCGCAGGCGGTTACGACTTCAAGCCGGCCCGCGCGGCCATGCAGCGCTATGTCGACAACAACCTGCTGTCAGGCATTTCCTGGGCGGTCATGGTCGGCCGGGACCTGGTCGACGTGAACTGCGTCGGCTGGGCCGACAAGGAAGCGCAGACGCCGCTCCGCACCGATCACATTTTCCGGGTTTTCTCCAACACCAAGCTGATCACCTCCTGCGCGGCGCTGCTGCTGATGGAAGAAGGCAAATTTGCGCTCGACGATCCGATCGAGAAGTTTATTCCGCAGCTCGGAAATCGAAAGGTGTTACGACCAGGCGCGACCTCGCTTGACGATACCGAGCCGGCGAAGAGCTCGATCACCATCCGTCAGCTCCTGAGCCACAGCTCCGGCCTGAGCTACGGCTTTTTCGATCCCGGCACCGTCATCTTCAAGGCGCTCAACGATCGCGGCGTCCACAATCCCATGACCACGCTGGCGCAGATGGTCGACGTGCTGGCCGACCTGCCGCTGATCTATCAGCCGGGGACGTCCTGGGAATACTCGCTGGCGATCGACGTGGTGGCTCGGCTGGTCGAAGTCATCAGCGGCCAGAGCTTCGATGCGTTCATCAAGGCGCGGATTCTCGATCCGCTCGGCATGGTCGATACCGGCTTCGTCGTGCCGGTAAAGGATCAGGGACGGCTGGTGGCCTACTACGCCGGCGCCGACCTGATGAAGCCGATGGAGCCGGGCCTGACGCGGACCGACAACGCGCCCTTCCCCGGCGCCTATCTGCATCCTGTCGCGCGGCTCAATGGCGGTGGCGGCCTGGTCTCGACCATGCCCGACATGGTGGCGCTGATCCGCAGCCTGCTGCCCGGCGGCAAGACCCTGCTCAAGCCCGAGACGATCGCGCAGATGATGACCAACCAGTTGCCGGATGGTCAGTGGATACGCTTTGCCATGCTGGGAGAAATGCCTGGCCAGGCACACGGTCTGGCGGGCGGACTGATCCTGCAGCCTTCGCCGCTTCTGCATCCCGATGCGACCGGGGAGTTCTACTGGGGCGGCGTCGCCGGTACGCAATGGTGGATCTCGCCGAAGCGCAACATGGCCGGCGTGATGATGGCGCAGCGCCAGATGGCGTTCGTCCATCCGTTCTCGTTCGAGTTCAAGCGGCTGGCGTATGATGCGGTCAAGGAAGGCGCCCGGGCTGTGGCCTGA
- a CDS encoding glycerophosphodiester phosphodiesterase, giving the protein MRAPDWLTARPVAHRGLHDVARGIIENMPAAAEAAAQANFAIECDIQLTADGEAMVHHDDALGRLTEGSGALLGKTAAELKAVKFKNTDERMMTLGDLCALVAGRVPLVIEVKSHFNGDRQLVKRMAEVLAGYSGPAVGMSFDPDQVLALRELMPQLPRGIIAEHDYTEADWPEASAEQRRGMTHLRHALRTRPHFVAYWVNDLPAVAPWIARNIFGLPLLTWTVRTPEQRDRAARYADQMIFEGFLPGT; this is encoded by the coding sequence GTGCGCGCCCCGGACTGGCTGACGGCGCGGCCGGTCGCTCACCGCGGCCTGCATGATGTCGCACGCGGCATCATCGAGAACATGCCGGCGGCGGCCGAGGCAGCGGCGCAAGCGAATTTCGCGATCGAATGCGACATCCAGCTCACCGCCGACGGCGAAGCGATGGTGCATCACGACGACGCACTCGGCCGCCTCACCGAAGGTTCCGGCGCGCTGCTCGGCAAGACCGCGGCCGAACTCAAGGCCGTCAAATTCAAGAATACCGACGAGCGGATGATGACGCTCGGCGATCTCTGCGCGCTGGTTGCCGGCCGCGTGCCGCTGGTGATCGAGGTGAAAAGTCATTTTAACGGCGACCGCCAACTGGTGAAGCGGATGGCCGAGGTGCTCGCCGGCTATTCCGGACCTGCGGTCGGCATGTCCTTTGATCCCGACCAGGTGCTGGCGCTCCGTGAGCTGATGCCCCAGCTACCGCGCGGCATCATCGCCGAGCACGACTATACCGAGGCCGACTGGCCGGAAGCGTCCGCCGAACAGCGCCGGGGCATGACGCATCTGCGCCATGCGTTGCGCACCCGTCCGCATTTCGTCGCCTACTGGGTCAACGACCTGCCCGCCGTGGCCCCCTGGATCGCCCGCAACATCTTCGGCCTGCCGCTGTTGACCTGGACCGTGCGCACGCCGGAACAGCGCGACCGCGCCGCGCGCTATGCCGACCAGATGATCTTTGAAGGCTTTCTGCCGGGAACCTGA
- a CDS encoding PleD family two-component system response regulator, with the protein MSARILVVDDVPANVKLLEARLSAEYFDVLTASNGAQALDICSRAECDIILLDVMMPDMDGFEVCRRLKSNPATHYIPVVIITALDSAADRVRGLEAGADDFLTKPVSDVVLIARVRSLTRLKMMTDELRMRAITSLEIGMEAPERSAVADRGVGGRILLVDDRPSSYERLAPLLAAEHTVDVETNPAEALFHAADGNYDLLIVSLSLENYDGLRLCSQARSLERTRQMPILAISDADNNARLLRGLEIGVNDYLLRPVDKNELLARARTQIRKRRYTDHLRDNVQNSIEMAITDALTGLHNRRYMESHLATLAEQASSRGKPLALMILDIDFFKAINDNYGHDAGDDVLREFAVRIRKSIRGIDLACRYGGEEFVIVMPETDLHVAGMVAERLRRSIAGETFAVNKGAKRIEVTISIGLTTLERKGEPVADVLKRADTALYRAKHDGRNRVVSAAA; encoded by the coding sequence ATGTCTGCGCGTATTCTGGTCGTCGATGATGTTCCCGCCAACGTCAAACTCTTGGAAGCCCGTCTTTCGGCCGAATATTTCGACGTGTTGACCGCTTCCAACGGCGCGCAAGCGCTGGATATCTGTTCGCGCGCCGAATGCGACATCATCCTGCTCGACGTCATGATGCCCGACATGGACGGTTTCGAGGTCTGCCGCCGGCTGAAGTCCAACCCGGCCACGCATTACATTCCGGTGGTGATCATCACGGCGCTGGACAGCGCGGCCGATCGCGTCCGCGGGCTCGAGGCCGGGGCCGACGATTTCCTGACCAAGCCGGTGTCGGACGTCGTGCTGATCGCGCGCGTCCGTTCCTTGACGCGGCTGAAGATGATGACCGACGAGCTGCGGATGCGCGCCATCACCTCGCTGGAAATCGGCATGGAGGCGCCCGAGCGCAGCGCCGTCGCCGACAGGGGCGTCGGCGGCCGCATTCTGCTGGTCGACGACCGGCCGTCGTCCTACGAGCGGCTGGCGCCGCTCCTTGCCGCCGAGCATACCGTCGATGTCGAGACCAATCCGGCGGAAGCGCTGTTTCACGCCGCCGACGGCAACTACGACCTGCTGATCGTTTCGCTCAGCCTGGAGAACTATGACGGCCTGCGGCTGTGCAGCCAGGCGCGCTCGCTGGAGCGCACCCGCCAGATGCCAATTCTGGCGATCTCCGACGCCGACAACAATGCGCGGCTGCTGCGCGGGCTCGAAATCGGCGTCAACGATTACCTGCTGCGTCCGGTGGACAAGAACGAACTGCTGGCGCGGGCGCGCACCCAGATCCGCAAGCGGCGCTATACGGATCATCTGCGCGACAATGTGCAGAACTCGATCGAAATGGCGATCACCGACGCGCTGACCGGCCTGCATAACCGCCGCTACATGGAAAGCCATCTGGCGACGCTGGCCGAGCAGGCCTCGAGCCGCGGCAAGCCGCTGGCGCTGATGATCCTCGACATCGATTTCTTCAAGGCCATCAACGACAATTACGGCCACGACGCCGGCGACGACGTGCTGCGCGAATTCGCGGTGCGGATTCGCAAGTCGATCCGCGGCATCGACCTCGCCTGCCGCTACGGCGGCGAGGAATTCGTCATCGTGATGCCGGAAACCGACCTTCACGTCGCCGGCATGGTGGCGGAACGGCTGCGCCGCTCGATCGCCGGCGAAACCTTCGCCGTCAACAAGGGGGCGAAGCGCATCGAAGTCACGATCTCGATCGGCCTGACGACGCTGGAGCGCAAGGGCGAGCCGGTCGCCGACGTGCTGAAGCGCGCCGACACCGCGCTGTACCGCGCCAAGCATGACGGGCGGAATAGGGTGGTTTCGGCTGCGGCGTAG